GTTTGGGGCAAGTCAtgtccaatccaatccaatccaagtGGGGGTGGGGGGTCTTGACATATCAAACCCTTAAAAtctttgcttttggttgtATTTAAATGTACATTTTGGAGTCTGGACCCGaggcaaagaaaaaacacatttaTGAATGCTTACCACAGGAGGACAGTTGTGCATCCTTTCTAGTGCCGGCTGTCtggaaaaagaacaaaataattcaaattttttattctttctttcaaacaattcaatttttttgagcttctgtttgttttcagttttgtaTCCCTGGTAATATACATTTCAATGACAATTCAGAATTTGATAAGGATTACCAACAAGAGTTTTGTTAGAGTCAATCGCTCACGAGGTGAATAAATTACTTCCAATCAGCTCACAATGCATTAATAGTTGAGATTAGTGTCACTAGTGCGTGAACGACTCACGTTAATATGAATCATTGCTTCAAAATGAGACCAAACTGAACAAATGATTATATGGTCAACTTTAGTAGCTAATAAGTGATGAGGAAGTGTGTCTGAGAGTAGAATAGGCTAACAGAAGAGCCATAACCaaccattttgggttttgaaaaAGGTTGGGAATCCCATTGCTCTGTTAGTGGTTAAAAATAAGCAAACGaaagaaaacaagagaaacagatggaaaataaagatgggGAGTGTGTTTAAAGGAGAAGACAAATAAAAAGTCTCGAGACTCGCAGGCATTGCATCCGGAATTTCCCTTTCCCACCACCAAATGTCGGGTTGTGTGTTGGCTCTCTATGAGGTTGACAATTCTCTACTTCACTACAAAATCTTctctaccttttttttttttttttttttttgtttcattttacagaaaacaaaagaatgttgaagaaaatttaatcattAGCTTTTGAGAAGCAAGACAgatgaaaagtaaaaataaaataatcaaagaaaagaaacccagGAATCCAGTAAAAGTAGCAGATCAGGTGAAGTACTTAAAAGTGAttctttagttttgttttctgagTAATTAAGAGAGAAAGTGATTCTTCAGCTCCAAGTATTTAGTATTACTCTACTGATCAGAAAAGCAGTTccaagttttgttttctttgagtgagagagagggagagagaagattTGTTTATGTTCTTGGAGTGCAGAAAAGCCAGGTTTTGAGATGTGGGTTGGTCTTGAggttaaaatataattttaaaaggtGGCGagtttgagaaaaatatttacttGTTTTCTTGTGCATGCGCCTAAATGTTTGAGTATTTAATTCACTAATAAAATAGGTGGCACTGGTGGGTTTACTGTTCCTTGACTGCTAGTCCACTGCAGTCAAATGCAGGCATTGCTGGTTATTTTCAGATAATGAATGAAATCTTCTCTCAATTAACCCAAGTTGATGATCATTAAGGGGTTAAAGCAAGTCATCAATAGGTACTAATCCTTTAATCATGGTGCTTGACCACaatatttcctctttttctgaAGTTAGGAACTTGGATTGGTGTATAAATGGTCCCAACAAACTAAAGTCTTATAATGATGCTAAATATAGTGCTTCTCAAGGAAATCTGAGCCCAGGAGAGAAATGATGCCAGCATTACAGCATAATTTGCATTGTAAAACCAATAAATCACccactcaaattttttttccttttgccaataagaaaaaaagagtaaagaaATGTATCAGCGCTGCTCCAACAGAAAATGGTCCACACATGGAGTTTTATATTTGGAAATTGGGAGGATtcaaaaaattctcaaatacAGTTATTTCTATCTATATAACTTGGCATCATGGACAAGCTTTAAAGGTTGCATAATACCTTCAAAACCCTTCACACAGCTCCACTTCCTGCAGTAAGCTAAAACTCTTCAAACAGCACAGAGCCTTGTCTTAGCAGCACAGAAGTGATCATGGCCGTTGATCACGTATCCTGTGACCATGCAGACGACGACTACATCGACATGGAAGTGAGCTCATACTCTACCTACCTGTGCCACTCCATGAGCTCTCCTCCACACCCCAGAGAGTTTGAGTTTCAAATGTCATCCATTTCCCTAGAGAGAGAGCCTCCCTCAACTTCCCCAGCTGATGAGCTTTTCTACAAAGGAAAGCTCCTTCCCCTCCACCTTCCCCCTCGTTTACAAATGGTTGAAAAACTACTGCAAAACTCCACTTCTGCATTTGATAGCCGAAAAGATATGTTCGAAGAATTCTATAGCACTCCATTGATGAACACTGCTGCCCCAACGCCAACCACAACCAGCACTCCATTTGAATCCTGCAACATCTCACCTTCTGAGTCCTGCCAGGTTAGCAGAGAGCTGAACCCAGAAGAGTATATTTTGGAGTATGCAACTGAAGTGAGTGGCTTTATccatgaaaacccaaaaaagtcTTGGACCAGAAAGTTCAAGCAGTCATTACTGGGATCAAAGCTGAAGGCTTCCCGGGCTTACCTCAAGTCTCTGTTTGGGAAATCTGGTTGCTCAGATGAGAACAGTGCAACAGCTGCTAAGAATGCAGATGGAGGAATGGTTTTAAAGTCTGAGGATTTAAGTAAATATGTGAAGGCGGCCAAGAAAAATCCATTTGGACAAATTCAGAAAGACAAATGCCGGATGTCTGCTTCCGGCACGAGGAGCTTCAACAAAGACAAGATCATTGAAGATGGTGCTGGTATTCACAGAAGATCATTCTCACTGGCCATCAAACGACATTCGACAAAGAACTCAAcgtcctcttcatcatcatctggctcttcttcatcttcattttcaaatcaTTCAAATGGGACTCAGGAGCTGCAGTTTCTGAAGAGATGCAACAGTGCAAGTTCAGAAATTGAGAGTTCAATTCAGGGGGCAATTGCGCATTGCAAGCAGTCTCAGCAACCACTTCGTTCAAGAAAGACCGTAAGCGAAGTTGGGTTTTACTCAACGTCAGCTTCCAGGATAGCAGCTTGTGAGGACCAAGAGAGACCAGACCTTTGCAGGGGCTGATGGGGCTCTGAGTGAATAGAGAGATGGAGGGTGTGCAAAGTACAAACTTTTGACTTGGGTTGAtgatctgttttttttttgggcttctttcataaatttgATAATGGGTATGCTTTGATTCAGTGCATGGCTGTCAGAAATTCTCATGGCAGGAGATCCAGTTAAAGTTTGTTAAAAGCCAAATAGTTCTTCTGTCCTAGACCtaaattataatatgagtACTTATCAATACAGATTTAGAACCTTCAAATCAGCAAGCATTCAAcatttttgattgattgattgatgtCTTTTAAATCATCTGCTTCTTTCATGGTTTGTAATAATTTTCTAAGACAAGACATCATGTTTTTCCCTCTGAAAGTTGTTTCACTCAGCAAAATCCATTGCTGTAGCTAACAAATTTCTGAACTGATACTTTTAAGACGTCACAATCAAGCGAAGTGGGAAACAAAAGTTGGGATAAGTAGCATTCTCCAATATACTGATAGCTAATTTAATCCAAGAAACCATATATTCAAATGAGCCGGCATCATTCCCTGATGAATATTTAACTGCAAAGTACCTTAGATTAGGCTAATATCAACATCATTACGTCGCGGCCAATCATCAAATCACGAGTTTTTGAAAAACCCATCTACCCTTCAGGAGTAGCTAAAAGACACCAGCCTCCACACAAAATGATTCTTGGATCAACAAATAAACTATATGTACTCTTAGCTCTTACTACATGATATAAAATTGATACtaaagcaaccaaaaaaaaaacaaagattttaGACTCTGCCTTCTTTAAATGCAGGAcattgtgaaaaaaattacTAAGTTGACAAGAGGAAATAAATATTCAACAATTTAATATAAGAAGATATTTGGAAGTGCAAAGAAAGAGCCTTTTGTTGGCTCTTGTTtccttctccttttcttttcccagATACTCCTAGTGGGCAACATGAACCTTAAATTAAGTGAACATGTCAGCCAAAAATTTGACAGGATTAGAACAAAAGAACGCAATTAAAAAGTTCAATTGATGTTGTTGAGCACTACAGGTTAACAGATATGCACCTAACCATAAACCTTTCTCCCCACCCAAATTTAAATGTTATCAGCGacaaaagaaggaaatggTAGGCCTTGCAGACCAGCTGGATTGTTAAATCGGTTTGCCTTCTTAATAGTTTAAATGTCACATAAGCCGCAACGTTAGCATAGAAAACTAAGGCATCAGCATCCATACCCATTTAGCCTAATAAAGATCAGTACAAAACACATCAATGCGGCAACAATTATTCCATTCTAAATTTCTAACAGAGATCAGTAAAAGATGCATAACTGCATGGACTTTTTAAGTAAGAGTTTTGATTTCACAATTATACAGTGGTAAATTCATATGCTTAACTAGTGATTAGTTTGATACCGATTGAAACGGATTTTGCCAGAATGCAACAGCTTAGGCGGAGTTCAGGATCCCCTGTCAATAGCATAGACGAGACGCTGACTTTGATCTTGGAAACAATAGTTGAAAGGCCAACTGAAGCGAACAAtgttttatttcaattttattaatattttggcTTGAACTATGAACAGGCCTTGGGAAGTTGGTGGATTCATCACCAGGCTGTCCCTATAACCTGAGAGGTTTGGATAACAATCCTTGGGCTAGTTGAACTCTGTCTGTTAGCTCAAGCTCTGGATGAAACAATTATTTGAcattttatttcttcaatCAATCCCTTATCCCTtgtcatatataaatatgaaataCGCAGATTGCTACTCTTCATTTACCTTTTTAAACAGCTAAATAAATCCAAATATCCATATAAGAAATCACAAATTCCACTCCAAAACAAAGGTAAACTAGCCTGTCATTGAATAAGATCATACAGCTTACTGTCATCTGTACTTAAAGACAATGATATTGTCAATGCATCACAAATTCAAAATCTCTTATCATTCTTCTTGGGATTCTCAtccaaccaaaaaccaaaatagaACACACAAACCAGATGAGGAAGAATTTACATTATAATTTGACAGTGCACCGTAGACCTGTAACTTGTTTGAGAATCAAGTGCCTTGGTCTATCAGCTTCCATCTTCGCAGGCATTTGTGGTCCCTTGGATGCATCGTGCAGTTTCCTGAACGCAAATCAATTCAATCATGCACATGAACACACACTCACTGGTGCAACACAAAAAGACATACACAAACATACAAGTAGACAAGTATGTATGGAAGAGTTAAGCTGATTCATTTGCCACACTTACCACTAATTATACAGGACATGACTCAGTTGACTGCAGCTTGATAACAATCTGCCACAAAACAACTATACCAAGTTATCTCTTTCCCACAAAACATTAAAAGCTTAAACAAACTACACACCATGCTATCTCTCTACCActacaaatttcaaaatttgggCTCACGTGACATGGTGAAATCAATTGCAATCTATACTAATTACCTTTGTTTTCTCATTGGCTCCAATATAATCACATAACCGCTTACTTCTATCAAGCACTTTCCCGGCCCAACAAACCTGCCTCAAATCCTCTCCACTAGATTCAACGTCtgtaaattttcaaattcccttaaaaatcaaaacttttTCCTGATTGtaataacataattaaaaaactaCAAAAGGGTTACCTGCTAACAGTTTCTGAAACTGAGGAACCGAGTTGAGCTCTCTCTCTAAGGCTTGTACATGGTTTCTTAGCACATGATAAGACAAAGGCCTATTGTGAACAACCTGGTCCTGTTATGAAAATCCATACTTTATCAATGGGTTTTCGTTTTCGAGAACAATTCAACCTCAAAGCGTTTGCTTTACCTTTGAAGCATAGGATTTGGCTTCAGATAAAGCTCTAAGGAGAGAAACAGCTGCATTTTAGTAATGAACAAGTAAGTGAGTGAGTCTGAGATCGACGCTTAAGCTTTGTGTTAGCGATTTTTTTTAGCGAAATGGTTGGTCTTTGAACCTTTTGCGTCGCCATGGAGGGGTTCCAAATGAGGTTCGAGCTCGAAAACCAGGCGGTCGATCCTGGATTGAAGATTGGAAATTCGCGAGATTTCGGGGGCAATTTCTTCAATTGGCGACGTGGTTGAACAGTCGTAGAGGAACTCCTTTTGGTCGGAGCCGTCGCCGTGCTTCACGTGGATTCGAACCATTTTCAGCTGAGAACGGCGGGAGTGCTCGACTTTAAGACGTCGTCGTTTGTGGGCCTCTTTCTTCTGTTTACTAGTCACCTTTGTTGACTTGTTGGACTTATTTTTTCTGTCGTCATTggcggtttttattttttattttttaaatttctttaattacccaatttttattttttaatacaagcggaAAGATGGAATTCTAACACTGGACCTTGATTGCATGCtcttaaccttttttttttttttttgggatcaaataaaaattttattaGATAAATTTCAACTGTACAATCAAAGACATCTAAAATACCAATCCCAAGAGggcaacaaactaacatgCTAAAAACACAACTAACGCGGACAAAAACCGCACTAAAACTACTAGCCTACATCACTACAATTAACCATAAGCCCAAACAAAGCCCACAAACCCAACATAACCAACCCTAAAACAACTCATGAGCCTAGAAGAAtgctaccaccaccacctgatGAGGCGCCGTCGCGGCCACACCCACCATCACATCCATAACAAATCTGCCTATAAGAGCGAATAAATAAACGAAAACAACAACTTTGTCAAAGAACAATTAGGTGATTTGCAGCAACCTCCGTCAAAGACGATGTAGAATCAAATTTAGAGAACATGAGCTATAATTCTCTTGCCTAAActcaatttttaaattttttgagatTTTAGAATTTTACCACTCAAAGGGAGTTCAAGCACTATTCAAGAAGGGcctcactagtgtagtggaTTGGAGCAATTGCTCCCCCAGACAAAGTCTTGGGTTCAAATCCTAATATCAGTGTCGTGTGTATacatttaatatattatcgtCCCTCTCAATAGAAAATGTATTTTTAGAAAAAGCACTATTCAAGAAGGGGTTTCGAATAGCTATATTTCTATATCTTGGCAAAAACGCAAAAGTCTTTAATGGACCTTAAATTATTAGCAGTTACCgtaaaatgacattaaaaagttaaaaaaattaaaaataaaaataaaaagaagcaaaaaacccaaatacaTATACAAAGACTAATCTAGCAAAAGACAACACCTCGCTGTTAAAACAAGGGGAGACCTATTTGAGATATGTTTACAGCACAAGTGGAGTTCACGAATGTAGCACCAAGAAGAAGCAGAGAATAAGTGGGACAAACAAATATATTGCTGTTATTCAACATCCATTGTTTTAGTGTTTTTACTCTCTACAATCCTTCACAAACTTTGCAAAGGGTGAAAATTTCACACATCAAATTCAAAGGGCATAAATTCGATCGATTTCCGAATTGGAATAGTCAGAGGGCATCCATGAGTTGGAACCACTCCTCCTTGCAtgcttctccttcttcctcgTGGAACGAATCCGCTTTGACTTTACCACATAATATGTCATGGTGCCAAGAACTGCGGCCATTATCATTCCCCCAACAACTGTTACCAGAATTGCAGCCCACTTATTGTGTTGGCCTACCACTATGTAAGAGGAGGCCATGAAAGCCACTGAAGTGCACACGGAAGCCAGCCACATCAACTTATTGATTATCTCCACCACCCGTTTCTCCGCTTTTGTCTCCCCTCTGACCAAGGTAATTTGAACAACCACAACAGCCAACGACGTAAAGAGAGCAATGgcattgaaaatgaagaaaattttgaaaggaGGACTCTTCACTACCACAGCTGTCCCATCGTTTTTATCACCACCTGGCACAGTAAAGATAGCTGCAAAGGCAACCGTTGCAAATAGAACAGCCACCACAGTGACTGAGTTGGTGGCATTGTTGATTCCTTCCCTGTGGAGCTTTCTGAGCTCTTTGGAAATATTGTGAACATttttattggttttctttgtttgttcaaGCTGGATATGAACATCGTTCTTGATCTGAGTCACTGTTTTTCTCAATTCATCCCTTGGTTGGTTCAGTTCATTAGCCTTGACAGCACCGTAGCGATAAAGGCAACCCCTTATGTCCGAGGATTCTTCAGAAGGTGGAAGTGCATCAGCAATGTCCAGAGCCGTTTTGGTCTCCCTGTTCAGTGCATTAACATTGCTGTCTGGAAGGAGTAACAACTCATTCACTATCTGCaaggaaagcaaaaaaatatcattacaTATAGATCTATAATTGTAATGGAGATGTGCAAGCATGAAAGCAAGAACTGACGGCTATGCTAGTTCAGCTTGAACCAAAGCTAAAAAGAAGTGCAGAAAATACGATAAAGGTCCCTAAACCAATTTTTCAGAGAAACAACGTGAATACTGATGCCAATTTTTAGCCACCTTAACTATTTTGTTCACACCAGACTAGCAAATAAGAACTCATAGTTCATCCCAATTATATTAACACACAAATCAAGTTATATCACAAAAGGAAATTGCCAAAGAAGAATAACTCATATTGTAGCAACCATGTGCAAGGATCACACGGTTGGAGAAAGGATTTTACAAATGGCAAAAGAGTAAAtctaaaaaaagggaaaaaagcaATATACACACTAGCAGATACATAATTTGCCTTACACACTAGAAACCGACATTCTTTCTTGAATCAATACAATATCAAGGATATATGTTTTTGCTTTCTGCATCCACTAGAAGCATATAACTATTCGGTATCAAACTATTCCTATCAtcctataaaaataaaatataaaaaaaactttcccTTCCATAAACCATGCCGCCAAAAAGTATCATGGTAtaagattaaaaataaaacttagcCTGAGATCTGCAAAACTACTAAGGCTTCATAATATGCAATTACTTAAAGCATCATTGACTCACGGCCACCGTTACTATATTAAAGAAATTGGAATTCACAACCATATACCATTCAAAAGATACATCAGTAAAGATGAAGGTGCATAGTAACCCAGATATAAAGTACCTCTGCTCGCTTTTTCCTGGTGGCTACATGCAATGCTGTGTTACCAAATTTATCGGGAAGCATAACAATTGCAGAGTCTGCCTCAAGAAGCAATTTCACCACATCACAGTTCGTCCCCTTTACAGCCATATGCAATGCAGTTTGCCCTTTCTTGTCAGTTCTTCGTGCTAATTGTGGATCCTTACTCAGCAACGCTCTTACGATCTCCACATGCCCCCCTCTCGCAGCTAGATGCAATGCATTCTTCCCATTTGATTTAGAAATCTCCAACAAGGTACAATCCTTTGACAGCAGCTCATCAACTACCGCTATATGCCCTCTTTGGGCTGCAGATATAAGTGGGGTTGCATTCGACGGGCCAATTGTTTTGCTTAGCCCAGGGTCATGATCTAGTAGTACCTGGACGATGGCTGCAAGAAAAGTGGGAGTATGAATGTATTGTCCAACGGCACAGTAGCATTCAGACCATGGAAGCTCTAACTTTCATTTTACTCGGACTAGAAAGAAATCATTATGTGGGTATAGACAAAGAACCAGGGCAGAAGCAACTTTAGGAATACTGTCCAACGGAACCAGGAGACAATTGTCATATGACAAAGTTAACACGTGTGTGTTGTCCACACAAGGACATAGTTTATAATACACCATAATCTTGAATGCTTCActctctataaataaatatctcaaaaaatTGATAGCCTGTACTGTTGATGAGAAAATAAGAGCAGTGGCAAGTATTTTATGCAGTAAACACTTGGATACTCCATCAACCAAAATTAATCATTCTTTCAAATCATAAAACTTGCAAACTAAATAATCAGTACTTCCAATTTCCAGTGCAGCTTTGCTCATACGATATACACTCTATTGCCCATTATGTTAAATAACTATAAAAACAAGAGAAATGACATAGCCAGATCCCAACATCTCCAAAAAGCGAACTTTAATCCTAATAACCCTCTTGCAATCTTCACCACAACAAAAGTTCCACAGatacccaaattcacaaaccaaataattaaaattagatAAGGAGTTCAAAATCCAAAAGAGCATAAAAGCTGAAGATCATTACCATGGTGTCCTCGACATGCAGCTATATGCAAGGGATCAAACCCCGAGCGGTTCTTCTTCGTAACGCTGTCCTTATTTGAATACTTCAACAGTTCCTTAACAACATCAAGATGCCCTCTATCGGCGGCCGTGAACAAGGCAGTCTCCCCCAGCTCATTCACCTCATTCACCACCGCCGCCCGTACCTCAGCCACCTCCGAATCAAACTCGGGCCCACTGACGGTCCCCACCATCTGCGAATCGATATCACCGAGAATCTTCTGTACGGCGGCTAGATCGGCGCGCTGAGCAGCCAAGTGGAGCTCAGTGTCGTTGTGGCGACCGGTGACCTGCTTCACGTACTTCTTCTTTCCCGCCTGGTCCATGCGCTTGCCGGAGTTGGACAGGACCAAGGCCGGTGCCGACGCCGTCGACGACGGCGATGGCGATGGCGATGGCGAAGGCGAAGGCTCGGCCAGAGGGTTTTGGTTCTGTGTTGGAGTCATCAGACCTTTCTCTAAGTCCCTATCACCTCCTCCTATAAGTtcaataatcacaaaattgaaagttacAAAACCTGTTTGGTTCAGAGGAAAGGAAGAACTTTCCaggaaaatttataaaaaaaagtagctGATTTTGGAAATGAAATTATGCATGTGGGCAAAGTGACAGGCACCTGACAAGTTGTTGATTGTTAATCCATTTGAGTATTTAATTTCTTagtttattcatttattttgagaGCTCTAGCTACAGagaatctttttttctttcttcctatcaaattaattggaaattaaaaaatatgtatgtgtacagaaagagagggagagcaGAGCACCTTGTTCAATTGAGGTCGCCATGGGAGACTCTGAAAGTGGACAAAGGAAAAGGCCACGAGTTCATTCAAAGTTGAGCTGAGGAATCTGAGATTGAAACAGTGGAGCTGAGAAGAGGGAAGAAAATTAGAGGAAAAGAGCAAAAGAGATGGAAGACAATATCACAACGAATGAGGAAGGCGCTAGGAAAGGGGGAGGTGGCTAGTCTAGTGATGGCTGGCTAacttttttggatttttgttttgttttccagTTTTACCATCTGACTTTCCACGTCATCATCACTCACCCAAAAATAAACTACCTCCAATCATCTTTTTTTATCTTCGGCGCCATTTGGTTCACGGGTTGGATTTAAGTAAAAATCACTTTTAATATCATTTCTTAAGGGAGGGGAAATGAAAGATTCATTTCTCACGTTTAGTAATACTGAGAAAGTAACCTGAAGAtttcactttattttatttcccacatttattttgagtatgaatagaaaacaaagtttgtataatttttcaattatactcatattaaatcaaataaaaaaagaatgtattTAATAATacattgtaattctaaattgttaatggggatAAAATGGTCATGTAAAATGTGCATTGAATATTGGttcatttttccaaactttcctatgagaagggaaaacaaaacccaagttgaaAGGAAAACTTCATTTTCCCCTTACTTTCTCATGTGCCATGCAACCATTTCTCATGCATAGATTTATCAAACATGagaaagcaattgatttcccaTACCCAAACCTCATTTCCCATGAACAAAACGGGCTTTTGGTTTTAGTGCATCTTCAAGGGAAGAGGCAGAAGAGGGCAGCATTTTTCctcaccactttaacccaAAGTGTACCCTCATCACCTTTCTCAACATTTGACACTTGTCTATTGACATGACCATGGTTCcataaatacaaagtaaaGAGTTAACTATAGTTATGCCAAtggacacgtgtcaagtgttgagaatGGTGGTGAGAGTACACATtaggttaaagtggtgagcaaaaatatttcagCAAAAAAGTAGATGAACCTCATTTGCCTTACCACATCAGCATTTTCATGCTCCAAGAAAATAGGCAAATGGGTAAGCAAAATATACATACTCTCCCCAAAAAGGTAATATTGACTATTTCAAAGTGAAGAGGTATATCATGCTCCACttgatttttataataaaatatcatcTCCACTCTCTCacctattttctataaaatataatagtaaatgtaaaagataaaaacaaataatataataatagtTTGTAGACTTGCATTGCCTATTCCATTgaaatgaccaattttttTCATGAGGTAAATGGGTAGGCAACATGCCACCTAAATTGTTATAATTTTGCCTATTTCATTTGCCTCTTCCCTTGGAGATgcttaaagaaacaaaaaattgtgattcataatatatacatgtgtaACGCACCTGCGCACACTAACACTTTATactaaacttttaaaaaacaattatagttcaaattgttgaaaatatttattcGTAAAACTTTCGTCTTGTCTTATACTCTATTCTCCCTTTTCTTATATGTTTGTATTAAGAAAGAAACTTGAAAGCAAATGATACTCCCGACTGGTTGCTTTATTAAGta
The Prunus dulcis chromosome 2, ALMONDv2, whole genome shotgun sequence DNA segment above includes these coding regions:
- the LOC117617634 gene encoding probable membrane-associated kinase regulator 4 gives rise to the protein MAVDHVSCDHADDDYIDMEVSSYSTYLCHSMSSPPHPREFEFQMSSISLEREPPSTSPADELFYKGKLLPLHLPPRLQMVEKLLQNSTSAFDSRKDMFEEFYSTPLMNTAAPTPTTTSTPFESCNISPSESCQVSRELNPEEYILEYATEVSGFIHENPKKSWTRKFKQSLLGSKLKASRAYLKSLFGKSGCSDENSATAAKNADGGMVLKSEDLSKYVKAAKKNPFGQIQKDKCRMSASGTRSFNKDKIIEDGAGIHRRSFSLAIKRHSTKNSTSSSSSSGSSSSSFSNHSNGTQELQFLKRCNSASSEIESSIQGAIAHCKQSQQPLRSRKTVSEVGFYSTSASRIAACEDQERPDLCRG
- the LOC117617638 gene encoding cilia- and flagella-associated protein 298-B-like, giving the protein MVRIHVKHGDGSDQKEFLYDCSTTSPIEEIAPEISRISNLQSRIDRLVFELEPHLEPLHGDAKAVSLLRALSEAKSYASKDQVVHNRPLSYHVLRNHVQALERELNSVPQFQKLLADVESSGEDLRQVCWAGKVLDRSKRLCDYIGANEKTKIVIKLQSTESCPV
- the LOC117617628 gene encoding ankyrin repeat-containing protein ITN1 produces the protein MATSIEQGGGDRDLEKGLMTPTQNQNPLAEPSPSPSPSPSPSSTASAPALVLSNSGKRMDQAGKKKYVKQVTGRHNDTELHLAAQRADLAAVQKILGDIDSQMVGTVSGPEFDSEVAEVRAAVVNEVNELGETALFTAADRGHLDVVKELLKYSNKDSVTKKNRSGFDPLHIAACRGHHAIVQVLLDHDPGLSKTIGPSNATPLISAAQRGHIAVVDELLSKDCTLLEISKSNGKNALHLAARGGHVEIVRALLSKDPQLARRTDKKGQTALHMAVKGTNCDVVKLLLEADSAIVMLPDKFGNTALHVATRKKRAEIVNELLLLPDSNVNALNRETKTALDIADALPPSEESSDIRGCLYRYGAVKANELNQPRDELRKTVTQIKNDVHIQLEQTKKTNKNVHNISKELRKLHREGINNATNSVTVVAVLFATVAFAAIFTVPGGDKNDGTAVVVKSPPFKIFFIFNAIALFTSLAVVVVQITLVRGETKAEKRVVEIINKLMWLASVCTSVAFMASSYIVVGQHNKWAAILVTVVGGMIMAAVLGTMTYYVVKSKRIRSTRKKEKHARRSGSNSWMPSDYSNSEIDRIYAL